The Pyrus communis chromosome 14, drPyrComm1.1, whole genome shotgun sequence sequence AAACAAACCTGTTGAACAAATAGGAAATATATCACAAAAAATAACAGAAGCTGCTTTAGAATTGAAAAAACTGAGTGATGAAATTGGAAGTGTATCAACAAAAGAAGCCAGGGCTACCGCAGAGGTGAAAAAACCGGCTCAAGAAATTGGAAGTGTGTCACAAAAAGCAACAGAAGTTCCGGTGCAACTGAAAATACCACCTGAAGAAGTTGGAAGTATATCTCAGAAAGCAAGTGATGCTCCTGCAAAATTAAAACATTCAACCGATGAAATTGTAAGTGTCTCACAAAAAGCAAGCGAGGTTCCTTCAGAACTGAAAAAACCAGCTGAAGAAATTGGAAGTGTATCGCAAAAATCATCACAGACCACCAAAGAATCAAAACAACTagctgaaaaaattgaaaacgtacaaggaaaaaaaatagaggcAGTAGCAGAGTTGAAAAAACCAGCAGAGGAAATTGGAAACGTTTCAATGGGAGCAACTGCAGAATTGGAAAAGCCAGTTGAAAAGGTTAGGAGTGAATCACAAAGAGCAACTGAGGGTACTGCAGAACTGAAAATTTTTGGGGAAGAAGTTGGAAGTGCATCACAAAAAGGGACAAAGGATCGTGCAATATCGAACAAATCATCTgaagaaattcaaagtggatcACAGAAAATGACAGAGGCtctagaaaaaataaaaaatccaattGAAGAAATAGGTAATGTGTTACAACAAGCAACAATGACTGGCCTAGAATTGATACTACCACAAAAAACATCAATGGTTGCTGCAGAATCAAAAAAATCAGCCGAAAATGTTGAAAATATGTTGGGGAAAACAACAGAGGATAGTACAGAGTTGAAAAAACCACCTGAAGAAGTTCGAAGTGTTTCTCAAACAGAAACAGACGCATCCACAAAAATGAAAGAAACAGCCGAAGAAACCGGAAGTGTACCATTGAAAGCAACTGAGGCTGCTGCAGAAATGAAAAAACCTGCTGAAGAAACTGGGAGTGTATCGACAAAAGCAACTAAGGTCCCAGTACAATTAAAAAGGCAAACTGAAGAAATTGCAGGTGCGTCACAAAAAGCAGCAGAGATTCCGGGAGAATTGAAAAGGCCGGCTGAAGAAATAAGAATTGGATCAGAAAAATCAATAGAGTCTGCAGCAGAATTGAAAAAACCAGCTAAAGAAAATGAAGCAGTGCCACAAAAAGTAGTAGAGATTCCGAGACAACTGAAAAGGCCAGCtgaagaaaaaggaattggCTCAGAAAAATCAATGGGGTCTGCAGCAGAATTGAAAAAATCAACTAAAGAAAGCGAAGCAACCTCACAAAAAGCAGTAGAGATTCTGAGAGAACTGAAAAGGCCaactgaagaaaaagaaattggatCACAAAAATCAATAGAGTCTGCAGCAGAATTGAAAAAACCAGCTAAAGAAAGCGAAGCAGCGTCACAAAAAACAGCAGAGATTTCGAGAGAACTGAAAAGGCCAGCTGAAGAAATAGGAATGGGATCGGAAAAATCAATTGAGTCTGCAACAGAATTGAAAAAACCAGCTAAAGAAACCAAAGATGCATCACAAAAAACATCAGATCCTGCTACAAATTTAAACAAACAGGCTAAAGGGAGTGAAGACACATCACAAAAAGCATCGGAGCCTGGTGcagttttaaaaaaaacaactgAAGAAAGTGGAAATGTTTCGCAGAAAGCAACTGGGGTTTCTTCAGGTGGAAAAACTGATAATGTAGCACATAACACTACTGATGGAGCTATTGAGGTGAAAAAGCCAATTGAAAAAATTGTAAATGTGTCAACAAAAGCAACGGAGGTTGCTCccgaattgaaaaaaacaaCTACTGAGGCTACTGCAGAATTGAAAAAACAAGTTGAAGAGATTAAAACTTGACAGAGACTCTAGTGAAGATAGGGGAAATGTATCACGAACAGCAAGCAAGGTAAGCAAAGTATACATTCCACGAAAAGTGCGTTTTTTCTTCTTGGTGAATAAGCAAACATTTTACAGACCTCGTTGTCTACAAACCTCAAATATAAGAAAACATTTTATATAAATCACGTActcacaaaattaattttgttctCTCTTTAGAAGCTGGAAGAGCGGAATCTTATTTACATTGAGTTTTTAAGACTAACGAACGCAAAACTTGTTAAATTGAACAGGTACTAGAAGATTCTCCAAGAAAGACTCTTGAAGATGGTGATCGAGTAGTTGGTGACAAGGAATTCCAGAATAAGTTAGAAGACGTTAATCTGTAGAAGGAGGTGCAGGTGGACTTCTAAGCCAGCTGATGCCAGAGGCAAATTAGAAGCCATCCAAGATGTAGATTGTGAGTCAAAAACTTCTAAAATATGAACAGGCTATTGATCCATCAAGCCGAAATAGTAAAAAGTAGTATAATGATCCGCGTAACCACTGTAGAATAATAGATAATATGGTGTTCAATAACAATTTACCAGATTCATTTGGCTCTCCGGAGGATTAGAGTAAGAAACCTTTgtgtgtttttaatatttgtaacaaatcaaaattcttttgtatttcccttttttttgggAATTAAATGTGGATATATCTACTTTGTTGGACTCGGATATGTTTATACCTTATATTTTCTATAAAGTACTACAACTGAAGGAATTCAACTCAGTTGAATAAGATCATGAACAGATTCAGGTATGCAACTCTGAAGTATTCTAGTAAATTTGATGCGGTTCATGGAAACAGTGTGTATGGTGCCACCATATTCCCTCACAATATTGGTCTTGGGCATCCAGGTTAGCTTCcttcttttggtttttaagtTCAAAGATGTGAATGATCCCCTTTTTCACTTGTTTTTGTTGATGCCTTGTTTGGTTACTAAGAAAATGTTGGAAAAGAATTGAAATTTTAAGTTTAGAATCCCTACTGATGACTCAAAAGGATACAGTTACGTTACTGGTAACTGAATCACAATGGATCAAGGATTTCATCTTTTTTCTGGAACAGTAATTTAGTCTTATACGTCTATAATCCTTACATAACAGTTTAAAAGATCTTGAGTCTCTCCACCTGCCAATTGGTTTTGCGTTGGATGCTCATATGGGATTAGATCAGGCTAATTACATGGTAGGTGTTTGGATGGAGTGACGCTACAtatgagggggagtgttgagactACGAATTCCACATCGGAGAATTACttgccaattggttttgagTGGGATGCTCACATTCTAATAGCTCGCAGAGTGTAACTACCATATTGGTTGATTCGTGTTGGCATTGAGTTAAACCGAATGATataaagaagggaaaaaaaggaaaaaagaagaaaaaggtggagttaaattactaatttatagATACGAGTTCCGTTTCAGTCCTGCATTTCCCTTAACATTTTGTGAACTGTGTGACAGAGATGCTGATTTGGCTGAAAGGATTGGTGCTGCAACCGCTCTTGAAGTCAGGGCTAGTGGCATTCAATATACTTTTTCTCCTTGTGTTGCTGTAAGTCACTAGGGACATATGTTTGAGATTACAATGAGACTGATGAAATTGAATGGATTAGTAAAGCAATTCACTTGAATGAGTTTCGAGTCTTTCGACAGGTGTGCAGAGATCCCAGATGGGGAAGATGCTATGAGAGTTTCAGGGAAGACACTGAAATTGTTAGAAAGATGATGACCGTTGTTACAGGCTTGCAGGGGCAGCCACGCAAAGGACGTCCAAAGGGATACCCTTTTGTTATGGGAAGGTAAGTAGAAGCTGTTAgaaataatttcataaattccatGTTCGTTTtattccagaaacaaaactattGCATGTGCCAAGCATTTTGTCGGAGATGGAGGTACACATAAAGGTATAAATGAGGGGAATACCATATCATCTTACGAAGACTTAAGAGAGGATTCATATGGCACCATTTCGGGACTGTATTTCTCAGGGAGTTTCTACTGTTATGGCATCCTATTCCAGCTGGAATGGAAGTAAATTACATACTTCCTACTGATCCGTTTGATGCAACTTGCTAACATTAGAATCATATAGTGAAAttcaagttaattaattaagcacaATTTTATTGGTCTTAGATGTGACTTTCAGATATATCATGGTTTTTTTAAAAGTAGCTTCTCTATGTCAGATAAATAACAGGGTTTTTTATGCTGCAGGGTTTTGTTATTTCTGGGGAATCACTTGACTGACTTTGCACACCTCGAGGTTCGGACTATCGTTTCTGTATTTCATCTGCCGTTGATGCAGGAGTTGACATGGTAGATATTGAACTCCAAGactaaattttttgtttcaatccTTGATTTGCACTTCTTTTGCCTAAATGCCAAGGTATGCAGGTGATGGTGCCTTTCAGATATGAACAGTTTGTGGACGATTTGGTAT is a genomic window containing:
- the LOC137714722 gene encoding uncharacterized protein; translation: MKETAEETGSVPLKATEAAAEMKKPAEETGSVSTKATKVPVQLKRQTEEIAGASQKAAEIPGELKRPAEEIRIGSEKSIESAAELKKPAKENEAVPQKVVEIPRQLKRPAEEKGIGSEKSMGSAAELKKSTKESEATSQKAVEILRELKRPTEEKEIGSQKSIESAAELKKPAKESEAASQKTAEISRELKRPAEEIGMGSEKSIESATELKKPAKETKDASQKTSDPATNLNKQAKGSEDTSQKASEPGAVLKKTTEESGNVSQKATGVSSGGKTDNVAHNTTDGAIEVKKPIEKIVNVSTKATEVAPELKKTTTEATAELKKQVEEIKT